A DNA window from Deinococcus sedimenti contains the following coding sequences:
- a CDS encoding penicillin acylase family protein, producing the protein MNTKTVGPLRRKGSWGRRVATGALGTLLLLGAAGGGAYAWLRLSSEPQRAGNVDLPGLGGNVQVTRDAWGVPHIRAQTDEDAVFALGFVHWQDRAWQMDFQRRVAQGRLAEVLGEAALPQDKFLRTWGFQRAAQSALPALDGRSRRLIAAYTAGVNAAQGRGKTALEFRILGYTPEAWQDVDTVSWSKLMAFDLGGNYDDEVLNAHVARRLGAGGLDEVTAPYPAGGPTILSADEVGEENAAPQMGTTSAAPNLPDRPGLPEATVAALRAHLRAAEALGMQQVPGKGSNDWVIAGSRTTTGKPILADDPHLALTAPMLWYLADVQGRDLKAIGASIPGLPAIVIGRNERVAWGVTNMNPDVQDLYVEPEDAKLTSRPEVIKVKGKEDVTITVRESAHGPVISDNGGGGLNFADAGPRVALKWTALQPGDTTMDAFLGLNYAQNWTDFTRALSRYVGPSQNFVYADVDGNTGYYAPGRVPIREGWDGSVPVPGDGSREWRGYVPFEALPHTFNPADGLVVTANNKVVPDGYPYLLGNARNWAEPYRAQRITDLLTATPKLSVADVQRTQLDTHSLVWDDFRPILLATKPGSDRARQALGTLQGWDGNMTTGSVGALIFEAWLMNLQEMARDELNDETVLNSLSVLNQLRGGGDLCARGGQGDCAALLTRTLDTTLADLQARLGDDMTGWTYGQLHQVASNHRAFGNVKALAWLFNHHAPTPGGTNTVNVARPQHGTFAQTHGASYRQIVDLGDPDRSLYVGSLGQAGSPLAPHATDQMNRWIGGQYLPMSTRAADWGNTQTLTLHPAGK; encoded by the coding sequence ATGAACACGAAAACGGTGGGTCCGCTGCGGCGGAAGGGGTCGTGGGGTCGCCGCGTGGCGACCGGCGCGCTGGGGACACTGCTGCTGCTGGGCGCGGCGGGCGGCGGGGCGTACGCGTGGCTGCGCCTGAGCAGCGAGCCGCAGCGCGCGGGGAACGTGGACCTGCCGGGCCTGGGCGGGAACGTGCAGGTCACGCGCGACGCGTGGGGCGTGCCGCACATCCGCGCGCAGACGGACGAGGACGCCGTGTTCGCGCTGGGCTTCGTGCACTGGCAGGACCGCGCGTGGCAGATGGACTTCCAGCGCCGGGTGGCGCAGGGCCGACTGGCGGAGGTGCTGGGCGAGGCCGCGCTGCCGCAGGACAAGTTCCTGCGCACCTGGGGCTTCCAGCGGGCCGCGCAGAGTGCCCTCCCTGCCCTGGACGGGCGGTCGCGCCGATTGATCGCGGCGTACACGGCGGGTGTGAACGCCGCGCAGGGACGCGGGAAGACCGCCCTGGAGTTCCGGATCCTGGGCTACACCCCGGAAGCCTGGCAGGACGTGGACACGGTGTCCTGGAGCAAGCTGATGGCCTTCGATCTGGGCGGCAACTATGACGACGAGGTGCTGAACGCGCACGTCGCGCGGCGGCTGGGCGCGGGCGGGCTGGACGAGGTCACGGCGCCGTACCCGGCGGGTGGCCCGACGATCCTCAGCGCGGACGAGGTGGGCGAGGAGAACGCCGCGCCGCAGATGGGCACCACCTCCGCTGCGCCCAACCTGCCGGATAGACCCGGTCTGCCGGAGGCGACGGTCGCGGCGCTGCGGGCGCACCTGCGGGCCGCCGAGGCGCTGGGCATGCAACAGGTTCCCGGAAAGGGCAGCAACGACTGGGTGATCGCCGGGTCACGCACCACGACCGGCAAGCCCATCCTGGCGGACGACCCGCACCTCGCGCTCACGGCGCCGATGCTGTGGTACCTCGCGGACGTGCAGGGTAGGGACCTGAAGGCCATCGGGGCGAGCATCCCGGGGCTCCCGGCCATCGTGATCGGCCGCAACGAGCGGGTCGCGTGGGGCGTGACGAACATGAACCCCGACGTGCAGGACCTGTACGTGGAACCCGAGGACGCGAAGCTCACCAGCCGCCCGGAGGTGATCAAGGTCAAGGGCAAAGAGGACGTGACGATCACCGTCCGCGAGAGCGCGCACGGGCCGGTCATCAGCGACAACGGGGGCGGCGGCCTGAACTTCGCGGACGCCGGGCCGCGCGTGGCGCTGAAGTGGACGGCGCTGCAACCGGGCGACACCACCATGGACGCCTTCCTGGGCCTGAACTACGCGCAGAACTGGACGGACTTCACGCGGGCGCTGTCCCGGTACGTGGGGCCCAGTCAGAACTTCGTGTACGCCGACGTGGACGGCAACACCGGGTACTACGCGCCGGGCCGCGTGCCCATCCGCGAGGGCTGGGACGGCAGCGTGCCCGTCCCCGGCGACGGCAGCCGCGAGTGGCGCGGGTACGTTCCGTTCGAGGCGCTGCCCCACACCTTCAACCCCGCCGACGGTCTGGTCGTCACCGCGAACAACAAGGTCGTCCCCGACGGGTACCCGTACCTGCTGGGCAACGCCCGCAACTGGGCCGAACCGTACCGCGCCCAGCGCATCACGGACCTGCTGACCGCCACGCCGAAACTGAGCGTGGCGGACGTGCAGCGCACCCAGCTGGACACCCACAGTCTCGTCTGGGACGACTTCCGCCCCATCCTGCTGGCCACGAAGCCCGGCAGTGACCGCGCCCGGCAGGCGCTGGGCACCCTGCAGGGCTGGGACGGCAACATGACCACCGGCAGCGTGGGTGCCCTGATCTTCGAGGCGTGGCTGATGAACCTGCAGGAGATGGCCCGCGACGAACTGAACGACGAGACCGTCCTGAACAGCCTGTCCGTCCTGAACCAGCTGCGCGGCGGCGGGGACCTGTGCGCGCGGGGCGGCCAGGGCGACTGCGCGGCCCTGCTGACCCGCACGCTGGACACCACGCTTGCTGACCTGCAGGCCCGCCTGGGAGACGACATGACCGGCTGGACGTACGGCCAGCTGCATCAGGTGGCCAGCAACCACCGCGCGTTCGGGAACGTGAAGGCCCTGGCGTGGCTGTTCAACCACCACGCCCCCACCCCCGGCGGCACGAACACCGTGAACGTCGCCCGCCCGCAGCACGGCACCTTCGCGCAGACGCACGGCGCCAGCTACCGCCAGATCGTGGACCTGGGCGACCCCGACCGCAGCCTGTACGTCGGCAGCCTGGGGCAGGCCGGCAGTCCCCTCGCGCCGCACGCGAC
- a CDS encoding 4-(cytidine 5'-diphospho)-2-C-methyl-D-erythritol kinase: protein MSDPAAVTYFAPAKVNLGLSVRDLRSDGYHELHSLMVPLSVGDDLEIAPSDTLTLRVEGADLPTDEGNLVFRAARAYLDAAGVSGGAAITLHKRLPLASGLGGGSSDAATTLMALARLYPAGVDLPGLALRLGADVPFFLLGRAAVASGVGEVLSPTPVPRVALVLLNPGVAVSARDAYAWLDAEEGFTPALDVEAILAALSNGRPVPYLNALQDPVAARHAPIREALAALTGAGLHSALMSGSGSTCFALARDAAHAHDAAQLLAARHPGCWVQPAQVLG from the coding sequence ATGAGCGACCCTGCTGCCGTCACGTACTTCGCGCCCGCCAAGGTGAACCTGGGCCTCAGTGTCCGGGACCTGCGTTCGGACGGGTACCACGAACTGCACTCGCTGATGGTGCCCCTGAGCGTCGGGGACGACCTGGAGATCGCCCCCTCCGACACGCTGACCCTGCGCGTCGAGGGCGCGGACCTGCCCACCGACGAGGGCAATCTGGTGTTCCGCGCGGCCCGGGCGTACCTGGACGCGGCGGGGGTATCTGGCGGCGCGGCGATCACGCTGCACAAGCGACTGCCGCTCGCGTCGGGCCTGGGGGGCGGCAGCAGCGACGCGGCGACCACGCTGATGGCGCTGGCGCGGCTGTACCCGGCGGGCGTGGACCTGCCGGGCCTGGCGCTGCGGCTGGGCGCGGACGTGCCGTTCTTCCTGCTGGGCCGCGCGGCGGTCGCGTCGGGCGTCGGCGAGGTCCTGTCCCCCACCCCGGTGCCGCGCGTGGCGCTGGTGCTGCTCAACCCGGGCGTGGCGGTCAGTGCCCGCGACGCGTACGCCTGGCTGGACGCCGAGGAGGGCTTCACGCCCGCCCTGGATGTCGAGGCGATCCTGGCGGCCCTGTCGAACGGGCGGCCCGTTCCCTACCTGAACGCGCTGCAGGACCCGGTGGCGGCGCGCCACGCGCCCATCCGCGAGGCGCTGGCGGCCCTGACGGGCGCGGGGCTGCACTCGGCGCTGATGAGCGGGTCCGGCAGCACCTGCTTCGCGCTGGCGCGGGACGCCGCGCACGCGCACGACGCGGCGCAGCTGCTGGCGGCGCGGCATCCCGGCTGTTGGGTGCAGCCCGCGCAGGTGCTGGGCTGA
- the ispD gene encoding 2-C-methyl-D-erythritol 4-phosphate cytidylyltransferase, giving the protein MRPGGVRVAALIPAAGSGTRLGLGPKAFVEVAGRSLLGRSAAALAPHVDEVLVALPAGLDLPEDVPARAVTGGDTRQASVRALLRATRADVVLVHDAARPFLPGAVVGAVIAAAREVGAATAALPVADTLVRAGPGGDCGTLWGTLTPREGLWAVQTPQGFRRDLLLAAHEAALTDGFAATDDAGLIARTGGAVRLVPGDARLFKVTTPGDLALAQALAPVWDAQVWETDPVWDAGGA; this is encoded by the coding sequence GTGAGGCCCGGGGGCGTGCGGGTCGCGGCGCTGATTCCGGCGGCGGGGTCGGGCACGCGGCTGGGGCTGGGGCCGAAGGCGTTCGTGGAGGTCGCGGGCCGCAGCCTGCTGGGCCGCAGCGCGGCGGCGCTGGCCCCGCACGTGGACGAGGTGCTGGTGGCGCTCCCGGCGGGCCTGGACCTGCCGGAGGACGTTCCGGCGCGCGCCGTGACGGGCGGCGACACGCGGCAGGCGAGCGTGCGGGCGCTGCTGCGCGCCACGCGGGCGGACGTGGTGCTGGTGCATGACGCGGCGCGGCCCTTCCTGCCGGGCGCGGTGGTGGGCGCCGTGATCGCGGCGGCGCGTGAGGTGGGCGCGGCGACGGCGGCGCTGCCGGTGGCGGACACCCTGGTGCGGGCCGGGCCGGGCGGCGACTGTGGCACCCTCTGGGGCACCCTCACCCCGCGCGAGGGGCTGTGGGCGGTGCAGACCCCGCAGGGGTTCCGGCGTGACCTGCTGCTCGCCGCGCACGAGGCCGCGCTGACCGACGGGTTCGCGGCGACGGACGACGCGGGCCTGATCGCCCGGACGGGCGGCGCGGTGCGGCTGGTGCCGGGGGACGCGCGGCTGTTCAAGGTGACCACGCCCGGCGACCTGGCCCTGGCGCAGGCGCTGGCCCCGGTGTGGGACGCGCAGGTGTGGGAGACCGACCCGGTGTGGGATGCTGGGGGGGCATGA